From Natrinema sp. CBA1119:
GGTACCCAGTTCGATCGGGACTACAGCTCTCTGCTGTCGGAGAAGCTTCGACGAGAAACGTGAATACGCCTCGAGCGGTATCTGACACTGACGGTCGGTGAACTGCTCGCGGGCGTCGCGCTGGGCGGGTCCCGGGCAGAGTGCTCGATCGCGTCGAGAGACGTGAAAGAGTGGCCCACCAGCACCAGGTCGACAACGAACACGACTACGGTGCCGACGATTTGCTGGGTCAGCAAATCGTCAGCGTTGTTTTGCCGTCTCCCGGGTTGGATTATAGTACGCTACTTTCACGAGCCATGACTGACTATCAACTCGCGTTCAAACCGGCGATCGGGCTCTACGGCCAGCACGACCCGAGCGCCGTTCTCTTCGATGACGGGACGCCCGTCTTCGGCGTCGAGGAAGAGCGATACACGCGGGACAAACACGCGACAGAGACGTTTCCCGAACACGCGATTCGGGCGTGTCTCGACCATCGAAACCTGTCCCTTCCGGACCTGGATCGTATCTTTCTTCCATACGAGCCGCAGCTCCGTGGCAAGATCGCTTCACACTATGTCTCTGATGCGATCCGAGCGCCCGGAGTCGGACGAAAACTCACTGCACTCGAGGAGACGCTCATCACGCAGGTTCGGAGTCGGTTCGTCCCGACCCGACAGATCGAGAACCGCCTCGAGTCGATCGACTCGTCGGTGCCGCCGATCGAAACGATTTCACATCACCGCTGTCACGCCGCGAGCGCGTTCCACCCGTCGGGGTTCGACGAGGGCGTCGTCCTCACGGTCGACGCGAAGGGCGAGTACGACTCGACGGCCGTCTGGCGCGGCGACGAGGACGGCCTGACGCGCGCGTACACCTACGAACACCCGAACAGTCTCGGTCTCTTCTTCGCGGTCGTGACCGAGTTCCTCGGCTACCGGATGTTCAACGGCGAGGGGAAAGTGATGGGACTGGCACCCTACGGCGAGGACAATCCGGAGATAGAGGGCGTCCTACGCGAGTTAATCGACACGGGCGCCGACTACGACGTCACCGAGCTGACGAAGCGCTGGGGGACCGGCCACGGCGTCAAAATCCTCGAGGACGCGTTCGACCGGTCGCGAACGGAGACGCCCGGCGAGTTCGACCAGTGGGAGCAAGACCTCGCACACACCGCCCAGAAACTGCTCGAGGAAACGGTGGTGGGTATCGCGGAAACGGCCATCGACCAGTTGGACACGGCGAACGTCGCGATCGCCGGTGGCGTCGCGCTGAACTGCAAGTTGAACAAGTGCATCCGCGAGTCGCCACACGTCGACGACGTCTTCGTCCAGCCGGTCGCGAACGACGCCGGGCTCGCGCTCGGTGCGGGCTGGTCCCAGCAGCCGCCGTTGGCTGTCGACCACCAGACGGACGTCTACCTTGGTCCCGAGTACGACACCGAGGAGATCCACTCGACCCTCGAAACGAACAAACTCGAGTACAGAGAACCGGACGACCTCGAGCGGTACGTCGCCGAACGGCTCGCCGACGGCGACCTCGTCGGCTGGTTCCAGGGACGGCTGGAGCTAGGGCCGCGAGCGCTCGGTGCCAGGAGCATCCTCGCTGACCCCCGCACCGCCGCGTCTCGCGACCGGGTCAACCGGTTCGTCAAACACCGTGAGGAGTGGCGGCCGTTCGCGCCGTCGATGCTCGAGTCGGCCGCCGAGGAATACCTCATCGGTGGCGGTTCGGCACCGTTCATGATCGATGCCTACGATATCCGGCCCGAGCGAACCGACGAACTCGAGGCCGTCTTGCATCCGGCCGACGACTCGACGCGCCCCCAGACCGTTCGTGAGGACCAGCACCCGCGCTATCACCGGCTCATCTCCGAGTTCGCCGACATCACGGGCGTACCGGTCGTCCTCAACACCTCGTTCAACGATCACGCCGAACCGATCGTCCGGACGCCGACGCAGGCGATCAAGGACTTCTACGGGATGGGACTCGACGTGCTCGTCCTCGAGGACCTCGTAGTCGAAAAAGACGTGACGAAAACGGATCGGCGTTCGGAACTACCACTTCGTTCGGGAGGCGCGCCGAACCCGGTACAGCAGTAGCAGCAATCTGATCTTCGGTACAGTCGTCGGCGACGTCAGTTCGCCGCGTGCGTCTCGAGTACGTCCACGAGCGTTTCACTGCTCTGGAACCCGTCGTCGAGACGGGCGACTTCCTCGCCGTCGCGCAGGACGACGAGCGTCGGGACGCTCTGGACGCCGAACTCGGCGGCGAGATCCGGGACGAGACCGGCGTTCACCGTCGCCACGACGCCGGGTGCGCTGCGCGCGACCCCGCTGAGCACCGGCTCCATCGACGCACAGATTCCACAGCCGGACGTAACGAACTCGAGCAAGACGAGGTCGTGTGCCGCGAGCAGGTCGTCGTAGTCGGCCATGTCGTGTAGCTGGACTGGTTTCTGGGTCGCGCGACCGTCGTCGGTCGGCTCCGAGGGTGTGGGTTCGGTCATCGACACTGCTAGGGTCCGAACGCATTTCAGTGTTTTGTAGAAAATGCACAATACTATTGCACTCTCGGTCGATCGCTCTGCAGACGAGGACTTATGATGACCGTGTGCCGACGATCGGAACAGTGATGGCTAATGTTGCCTCTATTGACGACAGAGCTATTTCTAGAGTGTCCCTGGAAACAAGCTCGAGAAGGTCTAATTCGACGATTTTCCAGAGTACCGCTAACTCGGGCTTCGATAAATCTCGCCGAATCGCACAGTGGAATACGGGTGGCCGACCGATGTCCTCGAAACGGCGATTTCGAGCGGTCGAGATGCGCCTTCGAACTAGTATGAGTGCTCCCGAATCTACAGTCGACGTCGAACAGTTCGTCACGAATCTCTTCGAGTTCCAGTACCGCGAGGTGACGATGGTCGGCGCGACGCTGACCGTCCTCGTCGCCTCGATCGTCTTCTTCCCGGGTTTCGAGAACGTCGGACAGGGTGTTCAGTCCGAACTTTCAGTCGGATTGCTCGCCGTACTGAGCCTGGTCGCGATCGTCGCTGGCATCGTCAAGGGGATGACCGGCTTTGGCTACTCGCTCATCATGACACCGATCTTCGCGACGGTAGTCGATCCGACCGTCGCCGTCGTCGTCCTGGCAATTCCCCCGTGGATGCTCAATATGTTCCAGATCGCGGAAACCGGAACGGGGCGGTCGTTCGTTCGCGAAGAGTGGTCGCTCCTGTTGCTCGCCGTTATCGGGACCGTCATCGGCGTCGCAGCGCTGGCGACGTACAGCGCCGGACCGCTCGTCCCCTTCGCTATCGGTCTCGTTCTCCTCGGCTACGTCGTCTTTCAGGTCGTGCAGAACTTCGTGACGGTCGAGGAAGCACACCATCCCATCGCACTCGGCACGGCCGGGTTTTCCCAGGGCTTTCTGCTCGCTTTCGCGAATCTCGGGCCGTTGCTCCCGGCGTACTTTCACACCTTCGAGCGGGACGCCGAGCGATACATCGGCGGGTTGGCGATGGTTCTCGGAACGATATTCACGGTTCGTATCGTACAGATGGCGCTGTTCACCGATCTCCTGACGACCTACCGGCTCTGGCTCGGGTCGATGATCGCCGTCGTCACGATCGTCGGCCTGCTACTGGGGACGTATCTCCGACGCCTCGAGTTCGACGAGCGCGCGTTCAACTGGTTCGTCGTCGGACTCCTGTTCGTTATCTCGCTCAACATCTTCCGCAACTCCGTGCCAGCGCTGTTCTTCTAACAGTAGACGGTAATACGAATTTGTTATGCAAAACGGTCCCCGAAACTGGATCACTTGATTCGACACGTGCGAATGGAACGCTGCGGAGAGGACCGAGCATCCGCGAGCGAAGCGAGCGGTTCACCGCCGGATCGGGGTGAAACCCCGTGACGGCGGCCTTTTGGCATCATCAGAATCGCAAAGCGGTTCTGATTAGCAGTCAGAACGCGTTGCGTTCTGACAGCATCAACGGGTTTTGCCGGGGGTTCGACCGAGTGAGTGAAACGAACGAGGGAGGACCCCGGCAAAAGAGGTTGCTGTACTGACCGTGAATTACACGAGTTATTCTGTCTGATGAAATCATGCTACTATTACTGCTAATAGACAACGAGTGCCAGATAGAGCTGTCCAACCCCTGCCACGATCATCAGGCATCCGGCGAGTCGCTTCAGGTGCTCCGAATAGGCCGCGAACCGACCCGCACTCGCGACCAGCCCCATTCCGGTCGCGACCGTCACCGCAATCATCAGGGCGACTATGCTACCGACGTAGGTCAGCAGGACGAGCGCCGCCGCCTCGGTCGGCAGCGACAGCGAGCGGGCGACCACCGCGAGGAAGACGGGCGCGACGCAACCGGCCCCAGCGAGCGCGTAGCCCGCGCCGAAAAGCCCGAATCCGAAGACGCTCGAGCGCCGCTCCGGAAGCGGAATCGACAGCGAGGGGGCGCGACCGGCGAGAACGAGTACGCCGAAGACCACCAGCAGTCCGCCGACGAGCGACTCGAAGATCGTCAGGTTCGATAGCGTCTGCTGGCCGATCACGAACGTCACCCCGATGAGGGCCATGAGGGTTCCAAGAACGCCACTACCTGCGGCGATTCCCCGGATCGTTGCCCCACCGAGTGACGCATCGTCGCCGTCCGTTCGGCTGACGTAGAACCCGACGTATCCCGGCAACAACGGATACGCACAGGGGCTAAAGAAGGTCGCGACGCCGGCAGTGAGCGCGAAGACGACCGTCGACAGAAGCGATACGTCGATCACGCGTCCGTCCCTGCCTCGAGCGCCTGTTCGATCCCCGCCACGAGTTCGTCCGCCGTTTTGACGCCGGTGTCCGACCACTGAACGCGTCCGGACGTATCGATCGCGACGGCGGAGGGATAGCCACCCGCAAGATACCGTGCAGTCAGTTCCGCAGTCGGATCGAGACCGAGCGACCAGTTCCCGTCGTGTTTCTCCCACCAGTCGACCAGTTCCGCTTTCGTCACTGATCTGCCGATCGCTTCGCTCGTAATCGAGATGAACAGCACGTCGTCACCGATGCGATCGTTCGCCACCGCAAGTGCGGGCATCTGTTCGATACACGGCGGACACCACGTGCCGAAGAAATCGATGAACGTCGGTCGGTCGGACGCCGGAACACGGACCTCGCCGGCTTCGCTTCCCGGCGCATCGATCGTCTCGATCGTGAGCGGTTCGGTGTCCGGAGATCCCGTCCCATCCGAATTCCCGCTTTGGGCCTCGTCTGTTCCATCTCCGAACGACGGTGGACCGCGTATCGCCAGCGCCCCTGCGCCACCGATCGTACCCAGGCTGCCGACTCCGGCGAGGATATCTCGCCTGCGCATCTTACGCTTTCACCACCGTTTCGAGATCGGCGACTACCCGTGAAGTCTCGACCGTTGCACCTCGGGGATACGCTCGCTCGACGATCCCGTCTTCGTTCGCGAGCAAGATCAAATTATAGTGGGGGAACTGATACTCGAGCGAATCGTACTTCTCGGCATCGACCTTCTTGAGCGGCAACCCGATCCGGTCGGTCAAGATCTCTTTCGCCGTTTCGTACCGCTCCGGTCTGAGGAAGTCCCAGTTCCCGGCCTCGAGATCGACCCCCTGCTGGTCGGCGAACGTTCGAAGCGCGTCTTCCGTGTCACGTTCCGGATCGAACGTCATCGCGAGCAGTTGAACATCCTCACCGTACCCGTTGGCAGCGGCAACTTCCTGTGCACGACGGAGTCGTAGTATCAACGCGGGACACATCCCATCGGGACACGACGTATAAAAGAATGTCATCAAAACTGCCCGGCTGCTCTCGAATTGATTCGTCGAGACGGTTTCACCGGTCAGTTGGTTGGGGAGTTCGACCGACGGAACGTCGTCGCCGTAGCTCGGATGCGACGACTCGCTCAGATCTTGATTCGGTGGGCCGAGAACCGCTCCGTCGGCATGCTCCCGTTCACTACCGTCGCTGTCGTCTGCCTGCCCCTCGTTGCTCGAGAGGGAATCCAGACAGCCCGCTGTGGTAGCGACACTCGAGGCGGCGATCGATCGGAGCCAGAGACGCCGGTTCATACGTCGACGTTTCGGTGGGAATCGTAAATCCAGTACGACGATTCCCCGAGTCGGAAAAAGGGACAGCGGCAAGGGTGAACGAAGAGCGCGAATGTCGCTCGGGAAGGTGCGATATCACTTCGTCAACGAAATGAGAACGAGCACCATCCCGCTCGAAACGATGGCCGCCTGCACGAGGGCGGCGGACGCGATCGTCGTCCCGAACACCTGGTAGATGAGCCCCTCGCAGATCGCGCCGGCGCCGATGAAGACGAACCCGCCGGAGACGTACAGCATCGGCGTCTGACCGCTGCGACGATAGCCGTGATACGCCAGATACGCGACGCCGAGACTCAGCACGAACGTGAACAGTTTGGCG
This genomic window contains:
- a CDS encoding carbamoyltransferase C-terminal domain-containing protein — its product is MTDYQLAFKPAIGLYGQHDPSAVLFDDGTPVFGVEEERYTRDKHATETFPEHAIRACLDHRNLSLPDLDRIFLPYEPQLRGKIASHYVSDAIRAPGVGRKLTALEETLITQVRSRFVPTRQIENRLESIDSSVPPIETISHHRCHAASAFHPSGFDEGVVLTVDAKGEYDSTAVWRGDEDGLTRAYTYEHPNSLGLFFAVVTEFLGYRMFNGEGKVMGLAPYGEDNPEIEGVLRELIDTGADYDVTELTKRWGTGHGVKILEDAFDRSRTETPGEFDQWEQDLAHTAQKLLEETVVGIAETAIDQLDTANVAIAGGVALNCKLNKCIRESPHVDDVFVQPVANDAGLALGAGWSQQPPLAVDHQTDVYLGPEYDTEEIHSTLETNKLEYREPDDLERYVAERLADGDLVGWFQGRLELGPRALGARSILADPRTAASRDRVNRFVKHREEWRPFAPSMLESAAEEYLIGGGSAPFMIDAYDIRPERTDELEAVLHPADDSTRPQTVREDQHPRYHRLISEFADITGVPVVLNTSFNDHAEPIVRTPTQAIKDFYGMGLDVLVLEDLVVEKDVTKTDRRSELPLRSGGAPNPVQQ
- a CDS encoding SCO family protein, which encodes MNRRLWLRSIAASSVATTAGCLDSLSSNEGQADDSDGSEREHADGAVLGPPNQDLSESSHPSYGDDVPSVELPNQLTGETVSTNQFESSRAVLMTFFYTSCPDGMCPALILRLRRAQEVAAANGYGEDVQLLAMTFDPERDTEDALRTFADQQGVDLEAGNWDFLRPERYETAKEILTDRIGLPLKKVDAEKYDSLEYQFPHYNLILLANEDGIVERAYPRGATVETSRVVADLETVVKA
- a CDS encoding TlpA disulfide reductase family protein, with translation MRRRDILAGVGSLGTIGGAGALAIRGPPSFGDGTDEAQSGNSDGTGSPDTEPLTIETIDAPGSEAGEVRVPASDRPTFIDFFGTWCPPCIEQMPALAVANDRIGDDVLFISITSEAIGRSVTKAELVDWWEKHDGNWSLGLDPTAELTARYLAGGYPSAVAIDTSGRVQWSDTGVKTADELVAGIEQALEAGTDA
- a CDS encoding sulfite exporter TauE/SafE family protein, which gives rise to MSAPESTVDVEQFVTNLFEFQYREVTMVGATLTVLVASIVFFPGFENVGQGVQSELSVGLLAVLSLVAIVAGIVKGMTGFGYSLIMTPIFATVVDPTVAVVVLAIPPWMLNMFQIAETGTGRSFVREEWSLLLLAVIGTVIGVAALATYSAGPLVPFAIGLVLLGYVVFQVVQNFVTVEEAHHPIALGTAGFSQGFLLAFANLGPLLPAYFHTFERDAERYIGGLAMVLGTIFTVRIVQMALFTDLLTTYRLWLGSMIAVVTIVGLLLGTYLRRLEFDERAFNWFVVGLLFVISLNIFRNSVPALFF
- a CDS encoding thioredoxin family protein, encoding MTEPTPSEPTDDGRATQKPVQLHDMADYDDLLAAHDLVLLEFVTSGCGICASMEPVLSGVARSAPGVVATVNAGLVPDLAAEFGVQSVPTLVVLRDGEEVARLDDGFQSSETLVDVLETHAAN
- a CDS encoding cytochrome c biogenesis protein CcdA, with protein sequence MIDVSLLSTVVFALTAGVATFFSPCAYPLLPGYVGFYVSRTDGDDASLGGATIRGIAAGSGVLGTLMALIGVTFVIGQQTLSNLTIFESLVGGLLVVFGVLVLAGRAPSLSIPLPERRSSVFGFGLFGAGYALAGAGCVAPVFLAVVARSLSLPTEAAALVLLTYVGSIVALMIAVTVATGMGLVASAGRFAAYSEHLKRLAGCLMIVAGVGQLYLALVVY